The following are encoded together in the Salvelinus alpinus chromosome 29, SLU_Salpinus.1, whole genome shotgun sequence genome:
- the LOC139558469 gene encoding zona pellucida sperm-binding protein 3-like yields the protein MGLMMANTLRLLFKQLVWFLLVENFLVSPALSYTYSTDTWQQLPRRTPQFDNRPRFKQPPLQQTVSRPVRVETVAVTCHSDYMEIVVKADLFNLGNLIDVDDLRLGVEQYQEHCRATASAAGDEYRIFAALSDCGTKYLMNEDSLIYTNLLRYTPRTTPDGVIRMAGAVIPVECHYERKYSLDSSPLQPTWIPFTATVPAEDTLQFSLKLMTSDWLYERVSGVYFLGDPINIEASVRVAHHTRLRVFVSSCVATLDPDSNSVPRYVFIESDGCLTDSQLPGSRSGFMRRTQDNKLGFHIDAFRFYQEDRAELYITCHLMAVPIMNHAEPSNKACSFIDGRWRSADENDLLCGRCTSLSRPKGVDQAPAQRPLSPRLGGSQLEPHVYRKKAPASGDNWSIGMKAKKVWDQDTTLGPVMVLPSEQKSTPVSPRMSGDIDIPGFPASTGDRKPVSPGSRWSGMDYKRGPYFAQSQNAASPLGPRGVPNNKHGLVSSATYDGFIRRKELIAQRELEFTPDPELIPTPEPIGDLEVTTEKEGLTEDQYEIGTY from the exons ATGGGACTCATGATGGCAAACACGCTCAGGTTATTGTTCAAGCAACTGGTTTGGTTTTTACTTGTGGAAAACTTCTTAGTCTCTCCTGCTTTGTCATATACTTATAGCACTGACACATGGCAACAACTTCCAAGGCGAACACCGCAATTTGACAATCGTCCACGCTTTAAACAGCCTCCACTCCAACAAACAGTTTCAAGGCCAGTTCGAGTAGAAACTGTCGCTGTGACGTGCCATTCAGACTACATGGAGATAGTCGTGAAGGCTGATCTGTTTAACCTCGGTAATCTCATCGACGTGGATGACCTGCGACTTGGAGTTGAACAGTACCAAGAGCACTGTAGGGCTACAGCGTCAGCAGCCGGAGATGAGTACAGAATATTTGCAGCACTTTCGGACTGTGGAACCAAGTACCTG ATGAACGAAGACTCATTGATCTACACAAACCTCCTCAGATATACACCCAGAACCACACCAGATGGCGTTATTCGAATGGCTGGTGCTGTAATCCCAGTTGAGTGTCATTATGAAAG GAAGTACAGTTTGGACAGCTCTCCTCTCCAGCCGACCTGGATCCCTTTCACCGCCACAGTGCCTGCTGAAGACACCCTGCAGTTCTCATTGAAGCTTATGACAA GTGACTGGCTCTATGAGCGGGTTTCTGGAGTCTACTTCCTGGGTGATCCCATCAACATTGAGGCGTCTGTCAGGGTTGCTCACCACACCAGGCTCAGGGTCTTTGTTAGCAGCTGCGTGGCCACACTGGACCCTGATAGCAACTCTGTCCCCAGATATGTCTTCATTGAGAGTGATGG GTGCTTGACGGATTCCCAGCTGCCTGGTTCCCGCTCTGGTTTCATGCGTAGAACCCAGGACAACAAGCTCGGGTTCCACATTGATGCCTTTAGGTTCTACCAGGAGGACAGGGCAGAG CTGTACATCACCTGCCACCTTATGGCAGTGCCTATCATGAACCATGCAGAGCCTAGCAACAAGGCATGCTCCTTCATTGATGGCAG ATGGAGGTCTGCTGATGAGAATGATTTGCTATGTGGGCGTTGTACAAGCCTGAGTAGACCGAAGGGGGTTGATCAAGCTCCAGCACAACGTCCCCTCAGTCCAAGACTAGGTGGTAGCCAACTTGAACCTCATGTCTACCGCAAGAAAGCCCCAGCCTCTGGTGACAATTGGAGTATTGGGATGAAAGCCAAGAAAG TATGGGACCAGGATACTACTTTGGGCCCCGTGATGGTCCTCCCAAGTGAACAGAAGAGTACACCTGTATCTCCACGGATGAGTGGAGATATCGATATACCTGGCTTCCCTGCCTCAACAGGGGACAGGAAGCCCGTATCACCTGGCAGTCGTTGGAGTGGCATGGACTACAAGAGAG GACCTTATTTCGCCCAATCCCAAAATGCGGCTAGTCCCTTGGGTCCGAGGGGCGTACCCAACAACAAGCACGGCCTCGTTAGCTCTGCAACATATGATGGCTTCATCAGGCGGAAAGAACTAATCGCCCAAAGAG AGCTGGAGTTCACCCCAGACCCTGAGTTGATTCCTACACCTGAGCCCATTGGAGACCTTGAGGTTACCACAGAGAAAGAGGGTCTGACTGAGGATCAGTATGAGATTGGAACCTATTGA